The Candidatus Binatia bacterium genomic interval ATCGGCGGCGGTGGCAGCATCAGCGGCATCGCCAGCGCGATCAAGCTCAGCGGCTCGAAGGCGAAGGTGGTCGGCGTGGAACCCGAATTGGCCAATGACGCGCAACTGAGTTTTCGTGCCGGCCGCATTGTCCAGCTCTCCGCCGAAGAAGTGACCCGCACTCTCGCCGACGGCCTGCGCACTCAATCGGTGGGCGAGATCAACTTCGAGCACATCCGCGCCTACGTGGACGACGTCGTCACCGTCAGCGAGTCCGATATCACCGACGCCATGCGCCTGATGGTCATGAACGCCAAGCTCGTCGCCGAACCCAGCGGCGCCGT includes:
- a CDS encoding pyridoxal-phosphate dependent enzyme, giving the protein IGGGGSISGIASAIKLSGSKAKVVGVEPELANDAQLSFRAGRIVQLSAEEVTRTLADGLRTQSVGEINFEHIRAYVDDVVTVSESDITDAMRLMVMNAKLVAEPSGAVTFAAYIKHAAQLPAAKKVVAVITGGNVEPALLAKILAE